A window of the Osmia lignaria lignaria isolate PbOS001 chromosome 2, iyOsmLign1, whole genome shotgun sequence genome harbors these coding sequences:
- the LOC117606917 gene encoding cilia- and flagella-associated protein 58 — protein MDNDNNEKDDGTAKQADDDGSEDSEAPSEGSSASSTFCTLEKQYEKALGEIKDNEALVRFKDKYTTLFESLYNAHRTEKELTEKYDALQEEVFANEEKIRELTETIMNNNEEIERLNLEVMNTTRRADAAHTREQNAQEVIENLRLNVTQLTQEIAQKNRLLAAGEDSTATKQKEMLQQEKEKLTSEVDTLRERLKNMSSYTDELEKRNSLVGHQIEQMQENLDTQLSEISKERRAKQIAQDEVQHLQEELIAKTDNLHAANSSIQAAADNIFRLESLVKEHKVSSEKMQKEINKLSVKKSNLQTDLDNANTQIENLEKDIASKEKQLKETKLALHKMKIEMTKMKSDAGTTTKRLQKLELERSDFEQQMKQALISMRNAEQETLIHRKQYTDKQQQIEVLLREKNILARNQETLGEQIKRLNHQLVVSDYGRRKIEAELDDTARNVMELTKQLQTVEKEREKHSQTIKDLAYQVEDHISEIKLKQLEISNYKKKLIEAETKYRQQQNLFEAVRAERNAYSKSLVESQDETQELKNKLSVLSHQIEQLKEDIVTKETNLIKEEFLRNKVEKEKEGIRIELQSARKDASALKREIEKMKEEEKSLRQVIAKAESDIGRHKKDIDTVMNERDIIGTQLVRRNDELSLQYSRIKVLHGTLQRGEVQYNQRLEDIRLLKLEVNKLRTENTLLTKNIENMSDLRQEVFHLNRDLTRERLKVMALEEEVQTPLNIHRWRKLQGSDPSTYELLRKTQILQKRVIKMAHDIIGKEKKIKDTEKLYTNLREVLSQHPGPEVAISLNKTQKALRERGEEMKCLIAELNMYEVQICDYKVDMEKMNNEITDLKKKYYTQKRKLQKSKEFKPRRNSDTMLPVVTRSAKKFCGGGFNMAAPTPRNCFLVHSASR, from the exons ATGGATAATGACAATAACGAGAAAGATGATGGAACAGCAAAGCAAgctgat GACGATGGGAGCGAGGACAGCGAGGCACCTTCGGAGGGTAGCTCGGCGAGCAGCACCTTTTGTACTCTGGAGAAGCAGTACGAGAAG GCGCTGGGGGAAATAAAAGACAACGAAGCATTGGTTCGTTTTAAAGACAAATACACCACTCTCTTTGAATCTCTATACAATGCGCACAGAACGGAAAAAGAGCTGACGGAGAAGTATGATGCACTGCAG GAGGAAGTTTTCGCGAACGAGGAGAAAATTCGCGAGTTGACGGAAACTATCATGAACAACAACGAGGAGATCGAGAGGTTGAACCTCGAGGTGATGAATACGACGAGGCGAGCTGACGCGGCTCACACGCGCGAACAGAATGCACAGGAAGTGATCGAGAACCTGCGATTGAACGTCACTCAGTTGACCCAGGAAATCGCTCAGAAGAACAGACTGCTCGCCGCTGGCGAGGA CAGCACAGCTACCAAACAAAAGGAGATGCTTCAGCAGGAGAAGGAGAAACTGACGAGCGAGGTGGACACGTTGAGGGAACGGTTGAAGAACATGTCTTCGTACACCGACGAACTTGAGAAGAGGAACAGCCTGGTGGGCCATCAGATAGAGCAGATGCAGGAGAACCTGGACACCCAGCTGAGTGAAATCTCGAAAGAACGACGAGCCAAGCAGATTGCTCAGGATGAGGTACAACATCTACAAGAGGAGCTTATTGCAAAAACGGATAATCTCCAT GCTGCGAATTCGTCGATCCAAGCAGCAGCGGACAACATATTCAGGCTAGAAAGTTTAGTGAAAGAGCATAAAGTATCCAGCGAGAAAATGCAGAAGGAGATAAACAAGCTGTCTGTAAAAAAATCGAATCTTCAGACGGATCTCGATAACGCGAACACTCAAATAGAAAATCTTGAAAAGGACATTGCATCGAAGGAAAAGCAGCTGAAGGAAACGAAGCTGGCGTTACACAA AATGAAAATAGAGATGACGAAGATGAAATCCGACGCGGGTACCACAACGAAACGGTTACAGAAACTCGAGTTAGAACGATCAGATTTCGAGCAGCAGATGAAGCAAGCTTTGATATCAATGAGAAATGCTGAACAAGAGACGCTGATACACCGGAAGCAGTATACTGACAAACAGCAACAGATCGAGGTTCTGTTGCGCGAGAAGAACATCCTGGCGCGTAACCAGGAGACCCTAGGAGAACAAATTAAGAGGCTGAACCACCAGCTGGTGGTGAGCGACTACGGTAGGCGAAAGATCGAGGCTGAATTGGACGATACAGCGCGAAATGTCATGGAACTGACCAAACAACTGCAGACGGTTGAAAAGGAGAGGGAAAAACATAGTCAGACGATAAAGGACTTGGCATATCAG GTGGAGGATCACATAAGTGAAATTAAGCTAAAGCAGCTGGAGATTTCGAATTACAAGAAGAAGTTAATAGAAGCTGAGACAAAATACCGTCAACAGCAGAATCTATTCGAGGCTGTCCGTGCTGAAAGAAACGCGTATAGCAAAAGTTTGGTAGAGTCACAGGACGAGACACAGGAATTGAAGAACAAGTTGTCAGTACTTAGCCATCAGATCGAGCAGTTGAAGGAAGATATCGTGACGAAGGAGACCAACCTGATCAAAGAAGAATTTC TTCGCAACaaggtagaaaaagaaaaggaaggcaTAAGAATCGAACTGCAATCTGCTCGCAAAGACGCGAGTGCTCTGAAACGCGAGATCGAGAagatgaaagaagaagagaagagccTTCGTCAGGTAATCGCGAAGGCAGAATCAGACATAGGACGCCACAAGAAGGACATAGATACCGTGATGAACGAAAGGGATATTATTGGCACCCAATTAGTCAGAAGAAACGACGAATTGAGCCTTCAGTATAGCAGAATAAAAGTGTTGCACGGTACTCTTCAACGTGGCGAGGTTCAGTACAATCAGAGGTTGGAAGATATTAGATTGCTGAAACTAGAGGTGAACAAACTGAGGACAGAGAATACTCTGTTGACGAAGAACATAGAAAACATGAGTGATCTACGTCAGGAAGTATTTCATTTGAATCGTGATTTAACCAGAGAGAGGCTGAAGGTTATGGCACTGGAAGAGGAAGTACAGACTCCATTGAATATTCATAGATGGAGAAAACTTCAA GGTTCTGATCCTTCCACCTATGAATTGTTGAGGAAAACTCAAATTCTTCAAAAGCGAGTGATTAAAATGGCTCACGATAtaattggaaaagaaaagaaaattaaagataCGGAGAAATTGTACACTAATCTTCGTGAAGTTCTGTCGCAGCACCCAGGACCCGAGGTGGCGATTTCTCTGAATAAAACTCAGAAAGCCTTGCGTGAAAGGGGAGAAGAAATGAAG TGTCTGATCGCAGAATTGAACATGTATGAAGTCCAGATCTGCGATTACAAGGTCGACATGGAGAAGATGAACAACGAGATAACAGatctaaagaaaaaatattacactCAAAAACGAAAGTTACAAAAATCGAAGGAATTCAAACCAAGACGAAACAGCGACACAATGCTACCAGTGGTAACTCGTTCCGCAAAGAAATTCTGCGGTGGAGGCTTTAACATGGCAGCTCCTACCCCGCGAAACTGTTTTCTCGTACACTCTGCAAGTAGATGA